Within Conexibacter woesei DSM 14684, the genomic segment CAGCCACGCCGACAGCGCGTTGAGGCGCGGGAACGCCATGTCGCGCGCGCCGATCATCAATGGCAGGAAGTAGTTCGCGAAGCCCGCCATGATCGGTACGACGAAGAGGAAGATCATCGTCGTGCCGTGGAGCGTGAACAGCTCGTTGAAGTGCTCAGGCGTGAGGAAGTTGTTGTTCGGGACCGCGAGCTGGATCCGGATCAGCAGCGCCTCGATGCCGCCGATCAGGAAGAAAGCGAACGACGCGACGATGTAGACGATGCCGATCTTCTTGTGATCGGTGGTGCTGAGCCAGTCGATCCACCGCGCGCGCGTGCGCTCCTCGTGGACCTCGTGGGCGAGCACCTGCGGCACGGGACGTGTCGCGAAGTCGGTGGTTGCCATGGTGGGGTCTCGGGTCCTTTGTCCTAGTTGAGGTCGCCGTCGCGCGTGAGCTGGTCACGCAGCTGCTGGACTTCTCTGTCCGCAGCGGCGATGTCGCGTCTCTGTCGATCGAGCCAGGCGGTGTACTCGGCCGGGGTCACGATTCTGACGCGGGCAGTCATGTCGGCGTGGTTGCGGCCGCAGAGCTCGGCGCACTGGCCCTTGTAGAGCTCGCCGGCTCTCGGGGCCTTGAACCAGGTGTAGTTTCTGTAGCCCGGGACGGCGTCGAACTTGCCGCCGAGCTTGGGGATCCACCAGGAGTGGATGACGTCGGTCGCCTCGATGTCGAGCACGACGGTCGTGTCCGCGGGCGCCACCATCTCCTCGTAGGAGTAGGGCAGGCCGAACGCGTTTCTCTGGCAGTTCGCGCCGTAGGTGTAGCGCCAGATGTACTGGCGACCGGTGACGCAGATGGTCAGCTTCTTGCCGTTCGGGGGGCTCGGCTCGTCGGTCGAGGCCGTGAGCACGCCGTCGGCGAGCTGGAGACCGTTCTCGCCGCTGTTCGGCGGGTCCTGGATCGATCCGAGCTTCGAGAAGGTGACGGCGGCGAGCGCGACGAGGATCAGCGCGGCGCCGACCGTCCAGGAGATCTCCAGACGGGTGTTGCCGTGGATCTGCGCGGCGACGGCGCCCTTCTTGGCGCGGAATCTCCAGATCGACCAGAACAGCGCGCCCTCGACAACCACGAACACGACGATCGCGATGTAAAGGACTATCTTGTAGAGCGAGTCGATCTCGTCGGCGTTCGGCGAGCCACCCGACTCAGGGGTGAGGAAATCGGCGAACGCGCCGCTGGCGAAGACGAGCGATCCGATCGTCGCGAGCAGCAGGGCCGCGGCAAGGCGGCGGCGAATGGAAGCAGTTTCAGGTCGCAAGGCGGCGCGGATTCTATCCACGAACCGGCGGCGTGCTGCGTCAGGTGCCCCGCTCCGGAAGATGGGACCGTCGGAACCCCCGCCCTGGCGGGCATTTCCCTGCTCTATCGGCACCGTCAGACTCCTCTGAACTCCGGCGCGCGCTTCTGCAGAAACGCGAGCGCTCCTTCTGCGAAATCGGCTGTCGCGGCCTGCTCCTGCTGGATGTCGGCTTCCAGTTCGAGCTGCGCGGCGAGGCCACTGTACGCCCACGCGTTGAGCTGGCGCTTGGAGCCTGCGTAGGAGCGGGTCGGTCCGGCGGCGAGCTTCTGCACGAGCGCCTCGGCCGCGGCCGGCAGCTCGGCGTCGGCGTGGACGGCGTTGATCAGCCCCCACTCGAGCGCCTTCGGCGCGGGCAGCCGCTCGCCCAGCATTGCCAGCTCGAGCGCCCGCGTCAGGCCGACGCGCGCCGGGATGAAGGCGGACGAGCCGCCGTCGGGCGTGAGGCCGATGTTGACGAACGCGAGCAGGAAGTAGGCCGACTCGGCCGCGAGCACGAGGTCGCTGGCGAGCGCGAGCGAGCAGCCGATCCCGACCGCCGGGCCCTGGACCGCGGCGACGACCGGCTTGGGCATCTCGCGCAGGCCGACGATGATCGGGTGGTAGCGGTCGACGAGCGCGGTGCGGACGTCCGGATGTCCCTCCGGCGTCGGGTCGAAGCCGGCGGACAGGTCGGCGCCCGACGAGAAGCCGCGACCGGCGCCGGTGACGAGGACCGCGCGCACGCCGGCGTCGGCGCTGACGCGCTCGATGGCGTGACGCAGGTCGAGCCCGAGCTGGGTGTCCCAGGCGTTCATCTTCTCCGGCCGGTTCAGCTCGATGCGTGCGGCCGCGCCGGACTGGTGAAGGTTCACCGTGGCGTACGCATGCACCAACTCGTAGTCGCTCATGGCCGGGGATCCTACGTTCGATCCGGTCCCCGCGGCGCCGATCCTGAGGCACGTGTGAAGGAGATGTGAGACCGCCCTCATATACTCCCGGCGCTTTGCGGAAGTCGAAGGCCCTCCGAGCCGCAGCATGGGCGGTCGTCATCGCCGGCGTCGCCGCTCCCGTCATCCGACGGCGCGCCCACCTGCCGAAACCGGCGGTGCTGGCGGCGGCCGCGGCGGCCCCCGTCGCGCTCTGCGTCGTGGTCCCGCGCTCGCGCACGCGCGACGTGCTGACGTGCACCCTCCAGATGTGGGCGTACCTGGCGGCGTACGAGATGCCGCACGACGATCCGGAGGCGCTTCAGCGCCGCGTCCACATCGACTACCCGGTCAACGTCGACCGCGTCATCGGCCTCGGCACGCCGCCGACGCTGCGGCTCCAGCGGCTGCTGTCGGCGCCGGGCAGGATCCGCCCGGCCGAGAAGGTGCTCGTCTGGTCGCACTGGGTCTGGTTCGCCGTGCCGCACCTGGCGGTCACCTACGTGCTCGTCCGCAGACGCGACAGATTCGGCCGCGCGGCGGCGACGACGTACGCCGTCTTCGACCTCGGCGCGCTCGTCTACTGGCTCGTGCCGACCGCGCCGCCGTGGTACGCCGCCTCGCAGGGACGGCTGGAGGACCACGACGAGACGCGCGTGCGGCGGATGATGATCGAGTACGGCGAGCAGTTCTGGAAGCACCGCTGGGGGCCGCTCTACTCTTTGCTGGGAGGCAATCCCCTCGCTGCCATGCCGTCCCTCCATTTCGCCACGTCCGTGAACGCCGCCCACCTGCTCGGGGAGGTCGGCGTCGTCGCCGGCGCGGTCGGCTGGGGGTACGCCGCGACGCTCGGGCTGGCGCTCGTCTACCTCGGCGAGCACTACGTCGTCGACCTGCTCGCCGGGCTCGCGCTGACGGAAGGCGTACGGCGGGCCGCGCCGGCGCTGGCGCCGGCCGCGACGAGCATCTCGCACGCGGTACGAGCACTCGAAGCAAGAGCGCGGGCGTAGCGGGATGGGCAAGGACGCCGTCCAGCAGCGGTCTGACGCGAAGTCCGCGTCGACCGCGCCCGTCGACACGCCCAACGGGGCCGTGACGGAGGACGACGACGAGGAGATGCCGCGCGTCGTGCTGACGCGGCGGCGGATCATCGCCTCGGCCGTCTTCGTCGTCGCGACCCTGCTGTTCCTGTACCTCGTGCTGCCCGAGATCAGCGGCATGAAGGAGACGTGGCAGCGCGTCGCCGACGGCGACCACGCATGGCTCGCCGCCGCGCTCGGCTTCGAGCTGCTGTCGATCGCGAGCTACGTCGCGCTCTTCCACGGCGTCCACATCCCGCCCGGCTCGCGCGTGACGATGCGCGACAGCTACCTGATGACGATGGCGAGCCTCGCCGCGACGCGGCTGTTCGCGGCCGGCGGCGCCGGCGGCGTCGCGCTGACGGCGTGGGCGCTGCGCCGCTCGGGGATGGAGCGGCGTGACGTCGCCGAGCGGATGATCGCGTTCCTGATCCTGCTCTACGGCGTCTACGTGATCGCGATGATCGTCTGCGGCGTCGGGCTGCGGATCGGCGTCTTCCACGGCGAGGCGCCGTTCGGCGTGACCGTCGTGCCGGCGATCGTCGGCACGATCGCGATGCTGATCGTGCTGCCGCTCGCGCTCGTGCCCGAGGACTTCCCGGAGCGGATCGAGCGGATGGCGCCGCGGCGGCCGCGGACGGCGAAGTGGCTGCGGCGGCTCGCGCTGGGGCCGGCCTCGGCGCGCGGCGGGATCCGCTTCGCGCTGCACAAGGCCGCGCACCCCGACCGCGCGATGTTCGGCGTCGTGACGTGGTGGATCTTCAACGTCGCGGTGCTGTGGGCGTCGTTCCACGCGTTCGGCGAGGCGCCGCCGCTCGCCGTGATCGTGCAGGGCTACTTCGTCGGGATGCTCGGCAACCTGCTGCCGCTGCCGGGCGGGATCGGCGGCGTCGACGGCGGCATGATCGGCGCGTTCGTCGCGTTCGGCGTCGCCGGCTCGCTCGCCGTGCTGGCGGTGCTCGCCTACCGGCTGTTCGCGTTCTGGCTGCCGACGATCCCCGGCATCATCGCCTACCTCGGCCTGCGCAAACGGGTCGAGCTGTGGCGCCGAGAACCCGCGGCAGCGTGAATGGCGCAGCCGCTATCCTTTGTGAAGTATTGAACGCGAACGGAGAACCGAGCTACCCCATGGCTGACGTCGAGAACGTGATCATCGTCGGGAGTGGACCCGCCGGCTATACGGCGGCGCTCTACACCGCACGGGCCGATCTGCGCCCGCTCGTGATCGAGGGCTTCGCCTGGGGCGGCCTGCTCCAGCAGACGACCGAGGTCGAGAACTACCCCGGGTACAGAGAAGGCGTGATGGGCCCCGTGATGATGCAGGAGTTCCGCGACCAGGCCGAGCGCTTCGGCACGCGCTTCATCACCGACGACGCGACGAGAGTCGAGCTGAGCGACGGCGGGATCCACACCGTCTGGGTCGGCGACGACGCGTACCGCACGAAGGCGGTCGTGCTCGCGATGGGCGCCCAGCACAAGAAGCTCGGCGTCCCCGGCGAGGAGGAGCTGAGCGGCCGCGGCGTCAGCTACTGCGCCACGTGCGACGCGGCCTTCTTCAAGGAGCACGAGACCGTCATCGTCGGCGGCGGCGACTCCGCGATGGAGGAGGCGATCTTCCTCGCCAAGTTCGCCGGCAGAGTCGTGATCGTCAACCGCCGCGACGAGTTCCGCGCGAGCGCGATCATGCTCGACCGCGCCAGAGAGCAGGCGAACATCGAGTGGCTGACGCCGTACGTCGTCGACGAGTTCGCGGCCGGTGAGAGAGGCGCGCTGGAGAAGGTGCGGCTGAAGCACACCGAGACCGGCGAGCCGCTCGAGCACACCGCGACCGGCGCGTTCATCGCGATCGGGCACGAGCCGCAGTCGGAGCTGGTGCAGGGGCAGGTCGACCTCGACGACAACGGCTATGTCCGGACCGTCGAGCTGTCGACGCGGACGAACCTCGCGGGCGTCTTCGCGGCCGGCGACCTCGTCGACCACACCTACCGCCAGGCGATCACCGCCGCGGGCTCAGGCTGCAAGGCCGCGCTCGACGCCGAGTGGTACCTGCGCGACACCCCGCCGGCCGTCGAGGCGCCGGCGGTCAGCGAGGCAGTCGAGGCGTAGGGCTCAAGCGCGTCAGGCGCGGACGTAGATCGGGTTGGAGACGATCCACGTCCGCTGCCGCCCGCGGTTGCGCAGCGACGCCTCGACGCGGTAGACGCCCGGCTCGGCCGTGGGCGCGTCGAGGCTCGTGCTGCTGCGCGCGTGGGCGAGCTCGACGCCGTCGCGCAGGATCCGCATCTCCGCCTTGCGCGGAAGGCGCACGTGCAGCTTGAAGCCGCCGCCGCCGTGCGATTCGCCGCCCATCTCGAGGTGCTGCGGGCCGTCCGCCCAGAAGCGGAAGCCGCGCGCCGGCGCGAGGTCGTCGCGCGCGACGAAGCAGCGGCCCTCGCGCAGCGCGTCGTAGACGGCGGCGCGGTCGAGGTCCGCGTCGCCGGTCGTCGGGCGCTCCAGCAGCACGTGCGTGCTCAGCAGCCCGAACGCGCGCCGGTAGCTCATCAGCCGCAGTGGCACGCGCGCGCCGATCCGCAGCCCGAACTGGTGCGCGTCGAGCCCGCCGATCGCGACGAACCGCCGCTGCGCGGTGATGCGGTCCCACGCGGCCAGCGCCTCCGGGCGCGGGCGGTCGAGCTGGCGGGCGGCGCGCGGCGCGAGCAGGAACCGCAGCGCGTCGGCGCGTGACGTCAGCCGCTCGGCGGTGTCGGTCACGAAGCTCCACAGCTCGAGACCGGTCGCGCCCGGCTGCGCGACCTCGTCCCAGCCGGCCGCCGGGATCCGCGGGAAGGCGGGCGCGCCGGCCGAGAACGGGTGCGCGAGGAAGCCGAAGCCGCCGGCGGCGGCGACCGCCTCGACGACCTGCCGCGGCGTCAGGCCGCGATGGTCGACGGGCTGGTCGATCCCGAACGCGAGGTAGTGATGGCCGGGGCGCGGCGTGATCTCCTCGCCGACGCAGACGAGCACCGGGCCGTGCCAGCGCTCCTCGCCCTGGTAGCGGGCGGAGAGCGTGTCGTGGTCGGTCAGCAGCACGACGTCGACGTCGGCGGCCGCCGCCGCGGCGGCGATCTCGGCGACGGTGCCGCTGCCGTCGGAGTGGAGCGAGTGGACGTGGACGGCGCAGGTCAGCTCGATCATGAGGGGCGAACGCTACCTGCCGCCGGGGCGTGCTCCATTGCACGTCGAGCGCAGGGGCGCCAGAGACTCCCGGCCACGGGGGGCGGGTGTGGCCGGGAGTCCGCGGGCCGTCGATCTGCTGTGGCGCGACTCGCGGATGGGGAGCATGCCGGGGAGAGCACGCGACCACTGGGGGAACCCCGCGAACGCCACGATCGACTGTGCTCCCGAAACCCCTCGGGCGGGTCGAAGTTGCGGCTGCGCCGGTCGCACCGGTTCGAGGTCTGAGGCCGCTGCGCGGGGTAGACTCGGCCGACGATGGATCCTTTCGCGGCGATCATGTTCGGCATCGTCCTGGTGGTGGTGCTCGTCATCATCGCGCTGGGCGTCTGGTACCCCGGATCGGGCGCCGAGCAGGTCGGCTGGAGAACGCCGCGCTCGCTGGCCGAGCAGGAGGCGGCGCGCGACGACGAGGACCTGCGGCAGATGCTGGAGGCCGCGAACGAGCGGCGGCGGGCACGTGGGGAGCCGGATCTGACGCTCGACGCGCTGATGGCGGAGGAGCGCGCAGCGCGCGGGGTCGAATAGGCTGCGCGCCAGATGGCGCGCGTCCTGATCGTCGGCTGTGGATGTCGTGGGCAGGCGCTCACGCGTGCGCTGCGTGCGCGCGGCCACGCGGTTCGCGGCACGACGCGCGACGAGCGCCGGCGGGCTGCGATCGAGGCGGCGGGTGCGGAGGTCTGGATCGGCGACCCCGACCGGATCGCGTCGATCAGCTACGCGCTCGACGGCGTGACGATCCTCTGCTGGCTGATGGGCTCGGCGAGCGGGCCGGCGGAGAAGCTGGAGGCGCTGCACGGCTCGCGCCTGAGCATGCTGCTGGAGCGGACGATCGACACGACCGTGCGTGGGGTGCTGTACGAGGCGGCCGGCAGCGTCGAGCCGTCGCTGCTGGCGGGCGGGGCGGAGCAGGTCCGCTCGGCGTGCTCCTACTCGGAGATCCCGCACGCGCTGCTGGAGGCCGATCCGGCCGACCACGAGCGCTGGCTGGTGGCGGCGCTGGAGCGGGTCGACGAGCTGCTGTCGTTCACGCGCGTCTGAGCGCGCCGCGCTCGCTCAGCGGCGCGTGAGCGGCGCGATCCGCCCGAGCAGATCGCCCAGTATGCGCGCGGTCGCGCCCCAGATGAAGTGGTCGCCGACGACGTAGGAGTCGGTCTCCCACGTCATCCCGCGGCGCGTCACCGGGCGCTGGTCGAAGCCGTCCAGGAGCGCCCGCAGCGGCAGCTCCAGCACGAGGTCGACCTCCTGCGGCGAGAGGACCCACTCGCGCCCGGCCTCGATCAGCCCGACGTAGGGGAAGATCACGTAGCCGGTGACGAACGTCCGCACCGGCGCGAGGGTGCCGACCAACTCGACGGCGGCGGGCGTCAGCCCGACTTCCTCCTCGGCCTCGCGCAGCGCGGTCTCGTGCAGCGGCTCCTCCGGGAAGTCGCGCCGGCCGCCCGGGAACGAGATCTCGCCCGGGTGGCGTCTCATGTCGTCGCGCCGCTTGGTGAAGACGGCGTGCAGCTCGTCGCCGGCGACGAACAGCGGCACCAGCACGGCCGCCTCGGTCTCGTGCGCGACAGGCTCGTCCGCGCGCGCTCCAGGAGCCGCGATCAGGCGTCGCAGCTCGTCACGCACGCCGCTCAGCGGACGAGCTCGATGCGCTCGTCGAACATGACCTCGCCGTCGAGCGTGCGGTGGACGGGGCACTTCGCCGCGATCACCGACAGCCGCTCCAGCTGCTCCTCGGTCAGGTTCGCCGGCAGCCGCAGGGTCAGTCTGAAACGGGTCGGCGCGCCGCGCTCGGCCGGCGCGTACTCCGCCTCGACCGCGACTCTGCCGATGTCCCAGCCCTTGCGCTTGGCGTACATCTCCATCGTGATCGCGGTGCACGACGCGAGGCTCGCGGCAAGCAGCTCCTGGGGGCTGGGGGCGTCGTCGTCGCCGCCCTCCTCGACCGGCTCGTCCGCGCGCAGCGTGTGGCCGCGCACGTCGATTTCGTGCGTGAAGGTCCCGGTCCGTCTCGCGATCGCCTTCATGCATCGTCCTTCACTGGTCGAGGTCGCTGGAAGCGACCCATCGTAGCGAGGCGTTCGGCTCTACCCGGCAAGGGGATTGAAGACGAGGCCGGTCGGGACCTTCGGGAAGAAGTACGTCGACTTCGGCGGCATGCTCTCGCCGCTCTCGGCGACCTCCTGGACGTGCTCGACCGGCGTCGGCGCCATGAAGAAGCCGGCGTCGAAGTCGCCGCCGCCGAGCGCGTCGATCGCCTCGCCGAAGTCGCGCGCGTAGTCGAGGCCGTCTCTGTGGTCGATCTGGTCGTCGGTCATGCCGAGCGCGCCCTTCAGGATCACCGCTTCGAGCACGGCGGTGTCGAGGCGGCGGTACGGCTCAGAGCGGCCGGCGAGCAGCTCGTCGACGGCCTGCTCGCCGTCGTCGTTGAGCGACAGCAGGTACGGGACGCCCGCGACCGCGTCCATGTAGCCGATCTGGACGCGCTCGTCGCCACGGCGCGGGTCGGGCACGAGCGAGCCCTCGTCGGGCAGCTCGGAGACGTCGAAGCGCTCGCGGATCGTGCGATCGAGCGCGTCCTGGCGCTCGGGGTCGTTCTCTATGCCGGTGACGAGCCGGTGGGTGGGGAAGACGGTCAGTCCCGGGTCCTCGAGCGCGACGAGGCACATCAGCACCCAGCGGTGCGGTCCCTCGCCGCCGATCTCCTCGGCGTAGGCGCGGGCGGTCTCATAGCGGTGGTGGCCGTCGGCGATCAGCAGCTCGGCGGAGGCGACCGCCTCGACGACGGTCTCGATCGCGTTCGGCTCGGTGACGCGCCAGAGGCGGTTGACGGTGCCGTCCGCGTCGGTCGCCTCGCCGAACGGGGCCGCGGTGCGGACATGCGGCGTCAGCGCGCTCCACGCCGTGTTGCCGGGGTCGGAGTAGAGGCTGAAGATCGGCGACAGGTTCGCTCTCGTCGCCCGCGTCAGGTCGAGGCGGTCCTGCTTGGGACCGGGGTGGGTGCGCTCGTGCGGCCGGATCCGGCCGGCGCCGTACTCCTCGACGCGGACTCTGCAGAGGAAGCCCCGCCGCGTCAGCTGGCGGCCGTCGGGAGCGGTGTAGTCCTGCGTCAGCGCCCAGATCGCGGGGGTCTCGTCCTGCGTCACGACGCCCTCGGCGATCCATCCGGCGAGCAGCTCCGCGGCATGCTCGTAGCGGTCCTCGCCAACGTCCGCCGGCTCGGGCAGGTCGACGCGCACGACGTTGTGCGGCGACTGCGCGATCAGCGCCGCGCGGTCGGCGGCGTCGATCACGTCGTAGGGCGGCGCGACGAGCTGTTGGAGCGACCCGGCGACGGCGGGGTCGTAGTGGAGCGCGGTGAGCGGCTGGATCTCGGCCATCCGCGCAGGCTAACCGGCTAGCCGATCGAGATGAGCACCGCTCCGCAGACCGTGCCGACCACGCCGGCCTGCTGCACGCCGCGCAGCTGCTCTCCGAGCACGACGCGGGCGAGCAGGATCGTGACGATCGGGTGCAGCGAGCTGAGGACGGCGACGATGCTCAGCAGGCCCTGGGTCGAGGCGACGGCGTACATCGCGTCGGCGCCGATCACGAGCCAGCCGATCAGCAGCAGGACGGGAAGATCGGGCCGTCTCACCTCCAGGGCGGGGCGGCGCACGAGGAAGACGGCGGCGAAGGCGGCGACGGAGGTCAGCCGCGCGATCAGCAGCGCCCATTGGATGGGGCCGTCGCTGGCGGCGTGCATCGCGACGAGGAAGCTGCCGAAGCCGAGCGCCGTCAGCAGCCCGAGCGTGACGCTGCGCCCGACGCCGCCGCTCGCGGTCGCGCTGCCGCCCTCGATCGAGATCAGCACGACGCCGCTGATCGCGACCGCGATCCCGACCGCCTGCAGGCCGCTCGGCAGCTCGCCGAGCACGACCGCGGCGACGACGCCGACGACCGGAGCGGTCGCCGCGATCGGGGCGACGATGCTCATCGTGCCGACGGCCAGCCCGCGGTACAGCGCCGCGACGCCGACCGCCTCGGCGAGCCCCGCCAGCACCGCGTAGCCGAGCAGCTCGCCGCTCGGCGGACCCTCGCCCATCGCGACCACGACGACGGCGAGCACGACGAGCGCACCGCCCTGGGAGACGAGCAGGACCGACAGCAGGGGCAGCTTCCGGCTCTTGAGTCCGCCGAGGAAGTCCGACCCGCCGTAGACGAGGCTCGCGCCGAACGCGAGCATGACCGCCAGCATCTGTGACCCCTACACCTGGTGCGAGCTGATAGCTCGGTTGCCGGAAATCGCCATCTGGTACCTCGCGCATCAGCTCGTTTCGCGGAATCTCGAACAAACGAATAGCAGGTTGTTGAGACCCGATCGCGCGAGGCGTGCAGGCTGTTGACATATGCTAGTTGCTATGGCAGATTTCCGGTGACGCGGAGGTGCTGACGCGACGGCGCGCCCTCGGGTCGGCGGTGCCCGAACCTGCCGTCGTGTGGAGGGAGATCGATGCATCGGCTTCGACCATCTGCCCGTGCCGCGCTGCTGTGTTGCGCGGCGCTCGCGGCGCTGCCCGCGCTCGCCGCCGCCAGAACGTACGACGTCACCGCACCGCCGTACTCGGCGGCCGGCAACGGCACGACGAACGACCGCCTCGCGATCCAGCAGGCGATCGAGGACGCGTCGGCCGCGGGCGGCGGGACGGTGCTGGTGCCCGCCGGGAGAACGTTCCTCTCAGGCGGCATCCGCCTGCGCTCGAACGTCACCTTCCAGCTCGACGGGACGTTGCAGCAGAGCTTGAACACCGCCCACTACGCGGTCGCGCCGATGGTCGGCTGGGACGTGCCCGGCTCGACGCTCAACTGGGACTCGACGGCGTTTCACAACCAGCCGTTCGTGTTCGCCGCCGACGCCGAGAACGTCACGCTGACGACGTCGGGCAGAGGGACGATCCAGATGGGCGTGACGCCGACCTCC encodes:
- the trxB gene encoding thioredoxin-disulfide reductase — protein: MADVENVIIVGSGPAGYTAALYTARADLRPLVIEGFAWGGLLQQTTEVENYPGYREGVMGPVMMQEFRDQAERFGTRFITDDATRVELSDGGIHTVWVGDDAYRTKAVVLAMGAQHKKLGVPGEEELSGRGVSYCATCDAAFFKEHETVIVGGGDSAMEEAIFLAKFAGRVVIVNRRDEFRASAIMLDRAREQANIEWLTPYVVDEFAAGERGALEKVRLKHTETGEPLEHTATGAFIAIGHEPQSELVQGQVDLDDNGYVRTVELSTRTNLAGVFAAGDLVDHTYRQAITAAGSGCKAALDAEWYLRDTPPAVEAPAVSEAVEA
- a CDS encoding Rossmann-fold NAD(P)-binding domain-containing protein translates to MARVLIVGCGCRGQALTRALRARGHAVRGTTRDERRRAAIEAAGAEVWIGDPDRIASISYALDGVTILCWLMGSASGPAEKLEALHGSRLSMLLERTIDTTVRGVLYEAAGSVEPSLLAGGAEQVRSACSYSEIPHALLEADPADHERWLVAALERVDELLSFTRV
- a CDS encoding OsmC family protein; translation: MKAIARRTGTFTHEIDVRGHTLRADEPVEEGGDDDAPSPQELLAASLASCTAITMEMYAKRKGWDIGRVAVEAEYAPAERGAPTRFRLTLRLPANLTEEQLERLSVIAAKCPVHRTLDGEVMFDERIELVR
- a CDS encoding lysylphosphatidylglycerol synthase transmembrane domain-containing protein — encoded protein: MGKDAVQQRSDAKSASTAPVDTPNGAVTEDDDEEMPRVVLTRRRIIASAVFVVATLLFLYLVLPEISGMKETWQRVADGDHAWLAAALGFELLSIASYVALFHGVHIPPGSRVTMRDSYLMTMASLAATRLFAAGGAGGVALTAWALRRSGMERRDVAERMIAFLILLYGVYVIAMIVCGVGLRIGVFHGEAPFGVTVVPAIVGTIAMLIVLPLALVPEDFPERIERMAPRRPRTAKWLRRLALGPASARGGIRFALHKAAHPDRAMFGVVTWWIFNVAVLWASFHAFGEAPPLAVIVQGYFVGMLGNLLPLPGGIGGVDGGMIGAFVAFGVAGSLAVLAVLAYRLFAFWLPTIPGIIAYLGLRKRVELWRREPAAA
- the coxB gene encoding cytochrome c oxidase subunit II — its product is MRPETASIRRRLAAALLLATIGSLVFASGAFADFLTPESGGSPNADEIDSLYKIVLYIAIVVFVVVEGALFWSIWRFRAKKGAVAAQIHGNTRLEISWTVGAALILVALAAVTFSKLGSIQDPPNSGENGLQLADGVLTASTDEPSPPNGKKLTICVTGRQYIWRYTYGANCQRNAFGLPYSYEEMVAPADTTVVLDIEATDVIHSWWIPKLGGKFDAVPGYRNYTWFKAPRAGELYKGQCAELCGRNHADMTARVRIVTPAEYTAWLDRQRRDIAAADREVQQLRDQLTRDGDLN
- a CDS encoding DMT family transporter — translated: MLAVMLAFGASLVYGGSDFLGGLKSRKLPLLSVLLVSQGGALVVLAVVVVAMGEGPPSGELLGYAVLAGLAEAVGVAALYRGLAVGTMSIVAPIAATAPVVGVVAAVVLGELPSGLQAVGIAVAISGVVLISIEGGSATASGGVGRSVTLGLLTALGFGSFLVAMHAASDGPIQWALLIARLTSVAAFAAVFLVRRPALEVRRPDLPVLLLIGWLVIGADAMYAVASTQGLLSIVAVLSSLHPIVTILLARVVLGEQLRGVQQAGVVGTVCGAVLISIG
- a CDS encoding phosphatase PAP2 family protein is translated as MRKSKALRAAAWAVVIAGVAAPVIRRRAHLPKPAVLAAAAAAPVALCVVVPRSRTRDVLTCTLQMWAYLAAYEMPHDDPEALQRRVHIDYPVNVDRVIGLGTPPTLRLQRLLSAPGRIRPAEKVLVWSHWVWFAVPHLAVTYVLVRRRDRFGRAAATTYAVFDLGALVYWLVPTAPPWYAASQGRLEDHDETRVRRMMIEYGEQFWKHRWGPLYSLLGGNPLAAMPSLHFATSVNAAHLLGEVGVVAGAVGWGYAATLGLALVYLGEHYVVDLLAGLALTEGVRRAAPALAPAATSISHAVRALEARARA
- a CDS encoding CehA/McbA family metallohydrolase, whose product is MIELTCAVHVHSLHSDGSGTVAEIAAAAAAADVDVVLLTDHDTLSARYQGEERWHGPVLVCVGEEITPRPGHHYLAFGIDQPVDHRGLTPRQVVEAVAAAGGFGFLAHPFSAGAPAFPRIPAAGWDEVAQPGATGLELWSFVTDTAERLTSRADALRFLLAPRAARQLDRPRPEALAAWDRITAQRRFVAIGGLDAHQFGLRIGARVPLRLMSYRRAFGLLSTHVLLERPTTGDADLDRAAVYDALREGRCFVARDDLAPARGFRFWADGPQHLEMGGESHGGGGFKLHVRLPRKAEMRILRDGVELAHARSSTSLDAPTAEPGVYRVEASLRNRGRQRTWIVSNPIYVRA
- a CDS encoding enoyl-CoA hydratase-related protein, which codes for MSDYELVHAYATVNLHQSGAAARIELNRPEKMNAWDTQLGLDLRHAIERVSADAGVRAVLVTGAGRGFSSGADLSAGFDPTPEGHPDVRTALVDRYHPIIVGLREMPKPVVAAVQGPAVGIGCSLALASDLVLAAESAYFLLAFVNIGLTPDGGSSAFIPARVGLTRALELAMLGERLPAPKALEWGLINAVHADAELPAAAEALVQKLAAGPTRSYAGSKRQLNAWAYSGLAAQLELEADIQQEQAATADFAEGALAFLQKRAPEFRGV
- a CDS encoding DUF1015 domain-containing protein, whose amino-acid sequence is MAEIQPLTALHYDPAVAGSLQQLVAPPYDVIDAADRAALIAQSPHNVVRVDLPEPADVGEDRYEHAAELLAGWIAEGVVTQDETPAIWALTQDYTAPDGRQLTRRGFLCRVRVEEYGAGRIRPHERTHPGPKQDRLDLTRATRANLSPIFSLYSDPGNTAWSALTPHVRTAAPFGEATDADGTVNRLWRVTEPNAIETVVEAVASAELLIADGHHRYETARAYAEEIGGEGPHRWVLMCLVALEDPGLTVFPTHRLVTGIENDPERQDALDRTIRERFDVSELPDEGSLVPDPRRGDERVQIGYMDAVAGVPYLLSLNDDGEQAVDELLAGRSEPYRRLDTAVLEAVILKGALGMTDDQIDHRDGLDYARDFGEAIDALGGGDFDAGFFMAPTPVEHVQEVAESGESMPPKSTYFFPKVPTGLVFNPLAG
- a CDS encoding NUDIX hydrolase: MRDELRRLIAAPGARADEPVAHETEAAVLVPLFVAGDELHAVFTKRRDDMRRHPGEISFPGGRRDFPEEPLHETALREAEEEVGLTPAAVELVGTLAPVRTFVTGYVIFPYVGLIEAGREWVLSPQEVDLVLELPLRALLDGFDQRPVTRRGMTWETDSYVVGDHFIWGATARILGDLLGRIAPLTRR